The sequence gctcggtgtgtcttgcctccttgacgtggtgaaagtctttcaatgttgtttccttgtactttaccagaagtatgagcatacatactcctgctaaagtgggggctaaatgtagcgtcctaaaattgcgacacttgcaatttcgactgcatttcggtcttcacaatggcgacgcaacacgcaacctgaatggagaccccaaaacttgctcacgacactgaaaactgcatttttcaagcaccattggcctgaacccccttgcaccccgctgtcctggaggtgggaccagagcgcccagcgccctggtccctcaggaccagggcgcccagcgccctggtccctgggtcctattttgggcccggtttcctaagtgatatcgggtcttttttattgcaatttggaaatatacttccctggtcggcctaaggtcgggaaaatcagtctatcaaccctaattgacaagtatataaactacattttcctctctcatttggatggatggaaagtaGATGtgtaaaaagcgtggaaactatactcaaacactcaagcattcaagcattcaagcaattgatcattccaagtctccattcaaggctaagtgttgcattcaagtcaaggattcaaccattgaagaggagatcacttattacatgctacatactacaacatacaacatctaaacctttgcacataaggatacaaacatccttagaacaaggtattagtacttgttttacattacagtcatttacatttacagctcttgctcatttcttggttaattccaaaaccggggtttgacctaaaggcaaacccctaatccctaaccccccaatcgtcttcacttttctgtgtgtaggttgcaggtacgcggctgagattgaagatttggaatccttgtgcagagacgaaccgatcccacttcgtttcgcggatttttcggaggaccgtggcgccgggcgccatcgtcccgacaactttttctcaaatttgcaggacagcgccgtatcgacattctactgctaattccagattcgcagcttcatcctataacccgaactcagtttataagcgaatctttatgactttctatgtatccttagcttaatttccttaatcaacattctttacaaaagagggtagctttgctttccaaacccttgaaattcatttagcatccaatcttacattgtgtgggattgaatcttatgagtttcaacccctcttttgaatgtaaagtcttccccctaagtgaaaacccatcgaatcctagcgaacctcccttctctctcctcggagttagaagaggggagaccaactagggttcgaccgcgattttccgctttacacctatgTACCATGGTGAAGCGAATGATAAAGAGACACCGTGCATAAAAGATCACTCTATCTCAGTGTAGGCTGATATAATAGAGATTTCATATTCTTGTGTTGAATTAGACGATGGGATCAGCAGTAGCATTGATTGGCAATATTCTTTGGCGGACATGAGTTATCCCCATGAGGTGGAAAAAATTAGTAATGCTTATGAGGACAAACGAATGTTTGAAACTCATAATGAAAGCTATGGTGAACCTGAAAATGTGTTGATTGAAGATGATTCAAAGGTTTATGATCACATAGCTAAAGATGAAGATGTCCATGAGGTCCACTATGTTGATCACTATCAAAAGGACTCTCATGTTGATTATGATGATCAGACCTTGTTGGGTATACATGAAAATTTTTATGAAGGATCATGCATGCATGTGCAAGAGGATTCAAAGGATGAACTAGACATGTTGTTGAATGATGAATTTAGGAGCCCTGGTGTTGACAATAAGGAGGTATATGAGCCTTCTCAGTTTTTAGGATAGTCGTATACCCATTTGATGAATCATGCCTTCAAAGTGTACGATGAGGGTTTTTACAATGAGTATGGATTTGTGTCATTCAATGAATGTAACAACCATGTGTTGATTCATGATGAATACTTGCAGCTGTTGGGTGGATGTATAATGAAAGGTAACCAAGGTGATGGTAACAATAGTATGAGTAAGGCACTAGCTGATAGTGCAAGTGGTTATGCCTATGTTCAAAGTGACTCTGGTGATATTTTCAGATTAGGCATAATGCAATCAGAGGGGAGTCAACTTTCTTGAATAAAGATCTAGAGGAGGAAGTATACAAAAAGAAGCATGATGGGTTTTCAATTATCAGAGGATTCAGATATGGTTTGCAAGCTCAAAAAAGCTATGTATGGTCTCAAGCAAGCCCTTAGGGATTtctatgcaaggttggacaagtaCTTACTTTATAAAGGTTTCAAGAAAGGTATCACATATAGAAATATTTACATTAAGGTTGAGGAAGACAAGGTTTTGataattgttgtatatgttgatgacattatctttggtggagatgatggtgtGTGTAAGAAATTTGCAAAAGAGATATATAAATAGTTATAGATGTATATGATTGgtgttttttctttcttccttgcaCTTCAAGTTGCTCATCTAAAGGATGGTATCTTCATTTCTCAAGGTAAGTATGCTaaggagatgttgaaaaagtttggtatggaggattCCAAActagtgagtacccccatggttaCTGGTAGTTATATGAGAAAGGATGATGAGTCTCTAAGAGTTGATCAGACTCTTTATAGGTCTATGATTAGAGGACTGTTGTATTTGACTACTTCTAGACTTGATATTATACATGTGATGTGTTTGGTTGCAAGACATATGATGCTAATCCCAAGAAATCTCATGAGAAGGTTGTTAAAAGGATATTTGGATACTTGAAGGGAACTTTGGATTATGGTTTGTAGTATAAAAAGGATAATGACTTCTGTATGAAGGCttatactaatgctaattgggtCATATGTGTGGGTGACAAAATAAGTACAAGTGgaagtgcatttttcttgggagacggATTGTTTCTTGGTTTAGTAAAAAGAAAGATTCAATTTATTTATCAATAGCAGAGGTTGAGTAAAATTGATACAACTTCTTGTTGCAAGCAAGTGTTGTGGATGAAGAGACCTTAAAGGATATCAAGGTGGTATATGATGAGCATATTCCTATAATgctgataatacaagtgctatacaTATTTCAAATAATccaatgcattcaaggactaaacatatcTCTATctagtatcatttcctaagagagaagattgcaaagcaagaagtcaaattggagtatgttcctacaaaggattagattgcaaataaaatttataaaGGCTCTTTCTAAATATACATTTGGGTATCTTAGGAAGAAGTTACTGGTTATTACTCCTCCTAATTAGATTCATAAGACGATGCATCTATTCAAGGGGAGATTCAAAGTATAGATtttgtctcctagattgatgtggtTTACCCCTTAGGGGGAGCAAGTAGTTGGTTAGTTGTTGTTCATAGAATAAATAGGTGTAAGGGGGAGTAGGTATGACTATTTTGAAAGAGTAGGTGCAAAGGAGAGAGTGCATATAAATGCTAAGGGAGAGAGAAAATTGTAATTTTTAGCAAAGACCTTtgccctttatccttgatgtcaaatggggagaggaAAGTGAAGGTAAGGAAGAAAGTGCAGATGATTAGTGTTGtgagtgttaacatcaatgatgaagggggagattgttggcaattgttgtcattaataactaagtgttgtcattgatgtcaacccccGGCTAATGTTTGTCAGTGATGATATGCTAATGGAACTTGTATGTTGTTGATGTGCTATTGAATGATGTCTCAGGTGTTGgtaaggtgttgtcattgatagatattgtagatgattgaaggtgtTCCTTGTTATGAATGTCCACCTTCCTGGTGTTGATGTCTACACTTCATATCTTATGATGATAAttgtatgatgatgttgatgtgttgAAGAATAGTGATGGCAGAGATATTATTATGCTAATATGAGTTCTTTAGAAGGACAAAGTTGAAGATTAtaagtattaagatgaggattagaagcatgacgaTAAAGTGGATATGTTGTTGATGGTACTAATGGTCTTGTACTTTTTACAATATATTTTGATGACTTTCTTGTTGCTCCTAGGTGAGAAATTATTGCTACAAAGTTGTTCTAGATGCTACAAGTTGATAAAGTATGCTAATTTGTGGGAAAGTGTCATGAAATCTATCTAGGAGAATTCTCGACATTCCTCCTCATTTATGGATGTGGCCTTTAATTTTGGGATTCAATATTTATAATTCTCTATATTTATTGCATGTCTATCTTTCCAGGTCCATGGTGTTGCAAAAGATGTTTTTGGTTATCATAGTATGTTGGTAGGTTGATGGGTTGTCATGATTGGTCCAAAAAATTCTTTGCATTGATGTTTCTTATGTTGTGGCTTGGTGAACGTTCTTATAATGTCTTTGCAGTGTCTAAGTTCATATTTCAGGTGATGAAGTGCACCTCAAGTATGATTGCTGATGTTCTATTTCATGATTGTGATGTATGAGCATCCAACTATGAATAACTTTGTATCAATTTGGTTGTGCTAGCTTTTTTTTGCatgaaaatatgaaataagtatatgAAAGTGTTGTTGGATATTCGAGGGATGTCTCCATTTGATCTACATGACTGGTGTTGATCTTTTTGGTGCCACATATTGTCTAGTGTTGGTCTTTAGGGTGATTTGTAGTTATTTGGTAGGCAGAGCCTACTCTTTTGCTTGTGCTTTGCTTTGGAGGGTTTTTGCCATCTTTGGAAGATGTGCTAAGTTTTAATTGGGTCCCATCTTGCCTTGTGGTGATCAACATTGAGTAATTTCTTCTAGAAGATATGTTTTTTGGTCGACTAGTTATGTGCCATATGATTTTATCTACAAATTACCCTATTGTTGACTTGGGAGAATGTGCACCAACATGCTTGATGTTTGCGACTACATTGGAATATTTCATAGGATGTTTTAGGTTCTCTATATCTCCTGGATTGAACCTCTTACACTACAATTATGTTTTGTGGCTGATGTAGTGGGATCACTCCTTATCCCTTGTTTTAgtcaacctaattgatgttttgtgTTAATGTGATTGGTAAATAAACAATCGAATCAATTAAAAATAGTGTGGTGAGTAGTGAAATGTGGAATATGTGAAAGTGAAGCAATACGAGTGTGTGGTGAAAGTATTGAAGCTTAATTGTCAAATGGCTGCTTGAGGCAATGGGTCAAGAGCAGCTGCATTTTAAGGAAATTGTTAGATGAAGTGATGTTGAAGACTTGttcattataaattttttttttcatctacCTTGCTCAAAGATAGCGAGTCTCCTCAATAAGTCCTTTGTACCTTTCTCTAAGGAAGTGAACCTTAGTTGCAAGTCCTTTCTGGAAGCAATAAGCTTCCTTGGGCAGTGAGCCCTAAAACAAATATTGTAATACTTGTTCATATAGTGTGATttatctctcaccatggttttccccttctctagttttccacataaatctggtgtttcTTGTGCACGTGTGTTCATTATTTTATCATTCATTGTTGCTTATCAAATTAAGGATTTTGGAATTTGAATTGTGTTGTAAAGTTTTGATTAGATAAAATTGTGAGAGGCCTGAACCATTACATAACAACCTACCAGGATAGTAGAGCGGGGTCTCATGAGGGGTGAAAGGACCAAAATACAAAATCTTTTAAATCTGAGCTAAGAACTGGCGAGAAACAAGGGTCTCGGCCCTAGAAAACAAACTACTCTTTTAGCATAGATGAAAGAGGGGGAGAAGAGGTACAAGGACCTTTCATTCATCTACTGACAACCATCCAAGAAATGCAATCCTCCAAACTCCCAATGGGAGGGGGAAGAAGAGGAGGAGGTCACACCATAGGGAGACCAACAGTCATTGAGAGGGGAGAAGAATGAGAGGGAGAGGGGCAACCAACTATAGCTGAAGAGAGAGTAATAGCCGAAGGAGCAACAAGAAGAGACAACTAGAAGTAGAAATCGCATAAGGAGCCATAGGAGGGACAACAAGTTCCCCAATAAGACACTCTTCATAATCCTAGTAAGAGGTATCCACAAAATCAAGTGTTCCTCAAAAGCATTCTTCCACCAAGTGGTGGGCTTTTTCTAATGACCCAAAGAGCAAGTTGAAGCCAATTATCTAGTAGCAAAGCAACGATGACAACAAAAAGGGGTGCCCTCATAATCCACAAGTTGATACCAAGGTTGATTCCCCACCATCAAAACCACCTCACAATGAAGGGGAAAAGAAATATTAAAACATCCACCAAAAAATGAGTATAGGTAGCGAGCCCCATACAAATAGATTTGTCAACCCTTAAGAAATGTCCAATAGAGTTACCTATGGCTTCATAGCACATCATCTCCCAAAAATAGAGAGGAAGATTCGGAAGCCACATCCAAATAGGATGCACATTCAAACGTTCAGAAGGGGGGTTGAAGGTAGAAGACCAAGCCTTAAGATAAAGAGGATAATCATCCTAGTCCCAAAATCTATCCAAAACTAGATTCCTCTCCTACAAGGAAGAAAAGGAGGCAATGAAGAAGCCTGAGGCACAAGAGTAAAGTTCAATCTTGCCCACCCCAAGGGCCTGCCAAGATTTCAAAGCCTAAGCATGGAGAGCCCAAAGAGgacaaaaaccaaaaaatatgTAGACCAGAGCACCCCTTTGATAGATATTAACATTTTTCTCTATGTCTTTCCCAAAGACCACCACGGGATGGGTCTTAGAATAAGGAAGAGGACTAGGGACACTCCAAGGAGGAGAACCAGAGGAACAAACAATCTAAACAAAACTCTTGGCAGCCCTGCCAAGAGCTTGAGGACTAGAAGAAGTTCAACCAGGGACAGCTCCATCATCCCCTAAAACCTACATCAACATGGGTATCAACACCATCCATGCCCACACCAAGAGTCTAGATAGTCGAATCTCTGACAAAAGGAGCGGTGATAAAACCTGCAAAAACACATGTGTGTGCAAAGGAAAGAAACCCCTCAACGCACATAAATTTGGAGGCCAAAATAGAAGTCTTAGCACAAATAGAAACCCCACATGCAAGAACACGGTAGTTATTTGAGAAAGACAACACAAGAAAGGAGCAATTCAAACAAGAGGTTCGTCACGTTTTTGAATTGTCCTATAAAGTTTATAGTTTTttccaagactgattcacctccctctcagtctTGGGGTGTTATCAACAGTATCATCTCCAACGTTTTAAAAattatcaccctcttttattcctTCTTGTTCTTCATTGTTTATGGAACCCTCCACATTGATTTTGCATAGTGGGCAAGTAGACTGCAACTCAAACCATATGTCAATGCAATTTACATGAAACCTATTATTGCATTTGGGCAACTATTTTCCTTCCTCCTTCTGCTCAAATTTAGAGCAGCAAATGGTACATATGAGATTCTCTTCCTCATCCTTAAACCTTTCTTCTTTACGCACACACATAGGTAGAGTCTCTATAACTTGTTTCTTGAGGCCCTTTTCTATTTTGTGCTCCTCTGGTGCAAATGGAATTGTAGGAATGCATAATGAAGCTCTTCTCTCTCTATAAATTTACAAAAGTATATAATGAAGCATGTTGTCACAAACATGGAGATGACAAGTTCTACAAACATAACACAGAGTAGTAACTTGTGACCAGTTCTAAAAATGGTAGTTATAATTGCTACTCGCTTAGGGTTTCCAACTATTGTGTTCCCCTCAAAGAACTTGTCTTCTCTTTTAGTTTCAGCCACTCTACTTGTAGGTAGTCACAATGCATTTTTTAATGTGGTTTCAACCTTTGCAACATGATCTTCAATTTATCTATCTTTGACTAGACCTACGTTTAATATTCAATTATGTATAATTTCTATGCATATGGCTATCTTTAAAGATTACACATTTTGAGGTTCCTTGCACCTTATGTGTAAATGTATATGGTGGATCTCTTGTGGTCACAAGGCCTAATGTCTTTGAGAAATAGGAACATTAATCAAGTTTGGGTTTAATATGTCGAGCTTCCAAAATCTATGGTCAAGTTTCACAAAGTTGCATGTGCATGAGTTTCCAAATCTCgcttatgatttaatcatttaccTCAATGAACACTGAGGTTTTCTCATTGTCATATGTGGGTCAAAAGAAGATTGACTTATTATTTTGACAATTGGTCTATGATATTGGGGCCCAACCTCTTTTGTATCTTTTTTAGGACATATTTGAATTCACCTACCAAATTTTCCTTTTCATATACAAAATCTTGCTAGTTTGTCAACAATAAAAAATACCTTGGAAAATTCTTGTAGATATTGCAATTGAAATTCAAAATCATGCTTCCTATTGACTTATACCTATTTTTTATTTGAAAGCGATCTCTCAAACAACCTCCTATAAgagattaatttataatttaagaaTTAGCAACCTCATCACTATGAAAATAAATGGATTTTTATGAGAAATCATACTTCACTTATGAATATATGGTAGATGATCACATATGAATAAGGTATAAGGGGTTCCCTTTTCTACTTAGTGGATTGGTATATAATGATCTCCATTCTATTTATATTAAATACAAtgatctaacttctcaattttacCATCAAATCCCTCATTATTTTTAAACACGATGGTCCATGCTATCTTTGTATGGTGGCCTCCCATCTCTTTGCATAAACCTTTAACCTGCATGGTTGTCAAGAAAATTGTTCCATTGCAATGACCATATCATTCTTTTCTGTGTGGACTGTCCTAAATTTATCTGGATTTTCTTCATTATCACTgtgattatcttcttcctcctcctGCAGTGCTTCCATTTCTTCTACACTCGTATCAATTACAATATCATCTCCAACACTCCCTTCTAGACTCCTCATATCAATTACAATATCATCTGCAACTATTGAAAAATGATCTTCctcttctattcttcctttctcatCAGAAATGGCATCCTCcacattcattctgcatattgGGCAAGTAGACTGCAACTCAAACCACTTATCAATGCAATTCACATGAAACCTGTGATTGCATTTGGGCAACTCTCTTCCTTTCTCATTCTGCTCAAATTTAGAGCAGCAAATTACACACATGAGCTGTTCCTTCTCATCATTCTTGAAGCTTTCTTCTTTATATACAAACACAGGCACAGTGTGTATGACTTTTT is a genomic window of Cryptomeria japonica chromosome 7, Sugi_1.0, whole genome shotgun sequence containing:
- the LOC131053815 gene encoding RING-H2 finger protein ATL2, producing the protein MKFQIIHWNVLNMHHLLLFVMYVIVIISILAIVWRVYWHRRSSSWIPQIPFLFAEEEDYQTDHGLNKKVIHTVPVFVYKEESFKNDEKEQLMCVICCSKFEQNEKGRELPKCNHRFHVNCIDKWFELQSTCPICRMNVEDAISDEKGRIEEEDHFSIVADDIVIDMRSLEGSVGDDIVIDTSVEEMEALQEEEEDNHSDNEENPDKFRTVHTEKNDMVIAMEQFS